CCAATTCATCCTCATACCTCTCCAAAGTCTCCTCATAATCTCTCATAATTCGTTCTAACTCCACTTTATCTACATTCTCCACGTTTTGAAGGGACTCTCTCAATTTTTTCTGTTGAGCCACCAAAGAATCTCTAAGCGGCTTCAACTTTGCCCTCAGTTCTTGGTTTTTGATAGAATCCAAGCTCATCGGAATTTTTAGCCTGATAACCCTTTTAGGAGCTTTGTTTTTAAATTTTACTTTGTCTTTATCCACATAGAAAATATCTGGTTTTTCACTGGCTATAAACTTCCATACATCAGGCTGTTCTGCAATCAATACCCTAAGGTCTGGACCACCGTGAATAAATGCGGTGACATCTGGATGAACTTCAAACACCCCATTAAAATTATAAAAGCCATTCATTTTTGGGAAAACAGGTGCTTGAGGAGGACTTGGCGCATTTGGAAACAAAGGTGCTTTGGGGCTTGCGGGTGTTTTCGGCAAAACCAATATATCGGAATTGGGCAATGTATAGAAAGGAACAGTTGGCGGTATAGGCGGAGTTGGAAGCACTGTGTGAATGGGAGGGACAGGCGGGACAGGCGGGACAGGCGGAATGGAAGGAACAACAACATAGCCATCTTTGGTTTTTACCACCAATTTTTCCACATTCTTTTCAATTTTCTGCACCTGTTTCTCAATTTTTTCCTCTGCCTTGCGCTGCTGTTTTTCTAAGCGTTTAATTCTTTTTTCAGCTCTTTTGGTAGAATCCGCAGTAAGTTCTACAAACACATCTCCGACATCCTCAGCCACCCATTTCAAGTCGTCCATCACCGAACCAATAAAAATACTCACCTCTTTTTCGGCCGCTTCAATCTTGGTATGAGAAGTCCAAGAAATCGCCAAAACTGCGATGACCAACATCATTGAAGCTACCCAACCATCCACAGAGTTAAACTGTTTTTCGCTAGGGCTAAAAAGTCGTTGAATACGTGCCATCAAATTGTTTGCATTGCCATTTCCTGCAAAAGCAGCCGCCAAATAAGGCGTTTGTTGCTGGACCCTCAAATATTCTATTTCTGTCAATGCTTTGGCATATACCATGCGGTCGCCACACAAACGAATCGCCAAATCATCGCAGCAATGCTCACGAGTAGCCTGCATTTTGCCAGACAGCCACCACGAAGCAGGGTGGTAAAACAACACTATTTCTGCCACAGATTGAAGAATATTCACCAGATAATCATTGCGGTAAATATGCGCCAATTCATGTGCCAAAATAGCCTCTACCTGCAATGGATTCAAACCCGTCATAGCCCCTATCGGAAACAGAACAATTGGTTTGAAGTGACCAATCACCATAGGTGTAGAAATAGCCGTTGACTCCAACAAGCGAATCGTTTTTTTAACACCAATTTTCTCACAAATAACCACCAATTTTTGCTGCCAATGCGCTTCAACAGGTGATACAT
This window of the Chitinophagales bacterium genome carries:
- a CDS encoding M56 family metallopeptidase, with the translated sequence MNYLQNIFNESLVNAIGWTILHSIWQGAVVVVVVAFVLSLLKNPSSKLKYNLYTTALFAVLGCSVATFFYLKHNNSPNPSKVEWIVPAKTQHEQNDIVELVFLDENIASEIRKADTSVSAFFTDLSAMANDYMAWIVVVWMMGCVLFSIRFIGGFVYIHRLRSRNVSPVEAHWQQKLVVICEKIGVKKTIRLLESTAISTPMVIGHFKPIVLFPIGAMTGLNPLQVEAILAHELAHIYRNDYLVNILQSVAEIVLFYHPASWWLSGKMQATREHCCDDLAIRLCGDRMVYAKALTEIEYLRVQQQTPYLAAAFAGNGNANNLMARIQRLFSPSEKQFNSVDGWVASMMLVIAVLAISWTSHTKIEAAEKEVSIFIGSVMDDLKWVAEDVGDVFVELTADSTKRAEKRIKRLEKQQRKAEEKIEKQVQKIEKNVEKLVVKTKDGYVVVPSIPPVPPVPPVPPIHTVLPTPPIPPTVPFYTLPNSDILVLPKTPASPKAPLFPNAPSPPQAPVFPKMNGFYNFNGVFEVHPDVTAFIHGGPDLRVLIAEQPDVWKFIASEKPDIFYVDKDKVKFKNKAPKRVIRLKIPMSLDSIKNQELRAKLKPLRDSLVAQQKKLRESLQNVENVDKVELERIMRDYEETLERYEDELEEWQDELEEVHERHFEWNEKERDAFEENMEEWADKWEGWSEKWEQSWDEDKQKEWANKWKEWGEKWEQNWDEDKQKEWTEKWEEWGEKWEQNWDEDKQKEWAEKWEEWGEKWEQKWGQEWQQEWQQHQKEYEQKMREWEKNFEGEMKEFEFNFKEYEDNMREYEKELHQFENVYEDAMELEIEGNEKMSESNLKTMTSKLRKMLQQDGLVDKNDDQIKIKYDGKNAKVNGKTIPADKFNKYKETIREYLDESGPFTLSFSDKHTHISISGKNIDIQNF